TGCTGATGCTGAACAAGTTGAACCTTCTTTAACAAGAGAAGGTTCAGAACCAGGAAAAACAGAGGTCTATGATGAATTGCCTGCGTCTCCAGAAAAGTCGCCATTTCTATAGAATGTATTTAAAATAAAATTTAAATATATATGAAAAACTCTTGTATTACGAGAGTTTTTCATATATATTATATGTTTATAATTTTTTGTGGTATAATATAAAGGAATTAAAGGGGAATATATTAATGAACAGATGGTATTTATGAATAGCAATTACAATAATGGCCTTAGCAGGTTTTTCGTTTTATTTAGTGTGAGATTTAAATCAATGATTTACACAACCAGAAAACTACATCGTTTTCATCCAAAATAACTTTATTCTAAACTTAGAGGATACATCAATTTTGCCAGTTTTTAGTGGTAAAGGAATGTCGACGTTTTACCTATTGTTTGCATTTGATGGGGCTATTCTTGCATTAAGTATTTACTTAATTGGTTATGCAATCTACTTAGGATTAGATGGATTTGGTAGAGTTTCGTCATTTATTTGAGCGTTAGTTCCCGGTTTAGTGGCTCTTGGACTAGCGGTAACCCAAATTTTCTTACTGGCAACTTTATTCCATAACTTTGCAACCTCTCCACTAGAGTATGGTAAATTTTTAGATTTTAAAAAAGAACAGTGATATTTGACAGAAAAATTTGACGATTTATTTATCTTTAATGGGGTAACAAAACAATACGTAGCTAATCCTCAAAATGAAATTATTAAACTTGTAACAAAAACTTGTTATGTTGGATATGCAGCAGCGGGAGTAGGGGTGATTTCACCACTACTTTACGTAGCAATTCGTAGATAAAAATAAAGCCCTAATGGCTTTATTTTTTTTGGAATTTTATTCTTAAAAAATTGATATCAATTTTTTAAGATACTTCATTTAGTACTATTAGTAAGAGGTGAATAAAATGGATTATATATTTGATATCGGGGGTATGTCTAGTAAATTTGAAATTTATGATGGTGATAAAAAAGTTAAGTCAGGAAACTTTATCTATGAAAAGTTTGTAAATAATTTTGAAATCATTGAAATCATTGATAACATAATTACTAAAAACCAAGATAAATTTCCCATAACAGTTATTGGAATCTCTTCTCCTGGAATTGTTGATCCGGTTTCTGGACAAATTTCAGGTTTAGCCGCGATTGAGAACTATCATTTAGTTAACTGGAAAACTGAACTTCAGAAATGAACAAATCAGGTATTTATTGAAAATGATGCCAACTGTGCAGCTTTAGCGGAGTTAAGTAGTGGTAATGCTAAAAATTTTAGTAATGTTTTATTTCTAGTAATCGGAACGGGAATTGGGGGAAGTTTAATAATTGATAAAAAACTTTACTCAGGTAGTTTCTTGCAAGCGGGAGAAATTGGTTGTGGTTTAGAATTTATTGAAGACAATAACTACTACAACAGTTCTACGCAATGTTCAACAAATGCTTTAATAAACTTTTATCAAAAATTGACTTATGAGAAAAAAACCGGTGAAGAAATTATGAAAAATTATCAAACTGATAAAGCGGCTAGAACAGCTGTGGATAAAATGGTCTTTAATATTGCTAAATTAATTATGAACTCAGCTTTTCTAATTGATCCCCAACTTGTTTTGATTGGTGGGGGCATTAGTCAGAGTAGTTTGTTAATTGAGTTAGTAACTATTAAAATAGATGAAATACTAAAACTAACAAATCTTAAAAGAAACTATGAAATTAAATCGTGCTATTATTATAATGAAGCAAACTTAATAGGAGCTCGCGCTTTAACAAAGGAGAAATAAAATGAAATTAAAATTTCCAAAGGATTTTTTATGAGGTACAGCTACCTCGGGTCCACAATCAGAGGGAACAAAAGATAAACCACACTTAAATGTAATGGATAAGTGGTTTGAACTTAAGCCAGAAGATTTTCACAATCAAGTTGGTCCAACAATAGCTTGTGATACTTATCAAAGATATGAAGAAGATATTCAGATTATGAAATCATTGAATTTAAATAGCTTTAGAACATCAATTCAGTGATCGCGATTTATTGATGATTTAGAAACTGGAACAATTAATGAGAAAGCTCTAAAATATTATCGTGACTATTTTTCAAAACTTAAAAAAGCCGGTATTAAATTAATGGTAAATTTATATCACTTTGATATGCCATGAGAACTTCAAGAAATTGGGGGATTTGGTAACAAAAAAGTAACTGACCTATTTGCACTTTATGCGAAAAGATGTTTTGAATCTTTTGGGGATTTAGTAGATATGTGATCAACAATGAATGAACCAATTGTTCCTGTTGAAGCGCAATATTTATACCATTGATGATACCCATACATTAGTGACTATAAGTTAGCAGCACAAGTAGGGTACAACACAATTTTAGCCCATGCTAAAGCGGTTTTAGAATTTAAGAAACTTTTTGCAAATGATGCTAAAAAAGAAATTACTGTGGTCTTGAACTTGACTCCAAGTTACTCAAAAGATTTGGAAGCTAAAAATATTAAAGCCGCAAAAATCAGTGATGCCTTTTTTAACAAATCAATGTTAGATGCTGCTGTTAAAGGAGAGTTTAATAAAGACTTTGTTGAAATTTTAAAAACCGATCAAGTGCTCCCTGAATATACTAAAGAAGAATTAAAAATAATTGCAGAAAATAAAATTGATTTTTTAGCAGTTAACTACTATCAACCACGAAGAATTCAAGCCCTTTCAAAACCTTACCAAGGGGAAAATATGCCCGATAAGTATTTTGAAGTTTATGATTGAAAAGAGAAAAGAATTAATCCTCACCGAGGATGAGAAATTCACCCAGAAACAATTTATAACATTGCAATGGATATTAAGAATAACTATGGAAACATTAAATGATTTATTTCTGAAAATGGAATGGGTGTTGAAGGTGAAGAAAAATTCCTAGACGCTAATGGTGTGATTCAAGATGATTATCGAATTGATTTCATTAAAGAACATTTGTATTGACTAAATAAAGCTATTAACGAGGGATCAAATTGTTTTGGTTACCAAATGTGAACTTTTATTGACTGTTGAAGTTGAGCCAACTCATTTAAAAATCGATATGGTTTTGTAGCCTTAGACTTAACAACACAAAAACGAACAATTAAAAAATCAGGACAGTGAATTAAAGAATGTATTAGTAAAAATGAGTTTGAAATTGATGAAAGCTTAGTTGTTAAAAACTAAGCTTTTGCTTTATCAAACTGCAAGTAATAAAGAGGTTTAAATTTGATATAATTAAATAATAGTTAGGATTACATATGAACGAAATTATACATACAATCATTGATAGAGCTTACATGATCAAATCAACATCAGGAGCTCAAAAATTAGTCGAGGAAGCTAAAATTTACTGCTCAAGCCTTGGTCTTAACAACCTGAAGGAATTAAACGAAGATGAGCAAAAAATAGTTTTAGAGTTAATTTGAACTTGAAATTTAGTTTACTCATTTGCTAGCTGATACATCAAATTTGTAACTGCTCAAGAAATGGAAGCAATCGATGAAAATTTGAAAGAAAAGTTTTCAAAGTCATTTAGTGTTTTCACTGAGGGACAAAACATTTTTGCTTCAAATAACATCGATTTTAAACCTCATCCAGAAATCGTTGAAGCTGCCAACAAATTTGAATTAAAGTTAATTACAATGAATTAAAAATAACCAAAACAAGCACCACAAATAAAATCAGCTATTAAAAAAGCTGCTTGGAAGTGGCGCTTTTTTATTTTAAATTAAAACCTTAAAATCATTGTATTATTTTGATTATTTAATTAAAATAATGATAATGTGAAAGGTGGATGTAAATATGTTCAAAAAATCACTTTATAATTTACAAGAACAATATTTAATCACTCAGTGATTATTTGTTTTTGCATCCCGCTCAGAAGCTTTTGAGAAAGTTTTAGAGAATGAATCACTCTCCGTATTAGCTAATTTAGCTTAATTAAAATGCAAACTAAGTTTGTATAATTTTTTATTGTTTAATTAGTAAAGGAGAAATACGATGGAAAAAAATAGTATTCTTCAAATCCGAAACATAACCAAGGACTATGATGGAAAAGTTGTTTTAAAAGGTATTAGTTTAAATATCCATGAAGGAGAATTTATTACACTTTTAGGTCCTAGTGGATGTGGTAAAACAACAACCTTGAATATTATCGGAGGATTTGAAAAACCCAATTCAGGAGAAATTCTGTTTGAAAATAAAAATCTTTTAGCACTACCAATTAATAAGAGACAAATGAACACAATCTTTCAAGGATATGCGCTTTTTCCGCACTTGGATGTTTTTGATAATGTGGCATATGGTCTTAGAAATAAAAAAACAAAACCTGACATCATTGAAAAAGAAGTGATGCAGCATTTAAAACAAGTTGGTTTACTAGGAAGTGAAAATAAAAGAGTCGATGAATTATCTGGGGGGCAAAAACAACGTGTGGCAATTGCTAGAGCACTAGTTATGAAACCCAAAATCCTCTTATTAGATGAACCAATGTCGGCACTAGATGTTCACTTAAAGAAAATCATGCAAGCGGAATTAAAAAGACTACAATTAGAAGTTGGAATTACTTTTATTTTAGTTACCCACGATCAAGAAGAGGCCTTAACGCTAAGCGATCGAGTGGTGGTTATGAATCAAGGAACAGTTCAACAAGTTGGAACTCCAGAAGATATTTATAATGAACCTGAGAACAAATGAGTGGCGAAATTTATTGGAACCAGCAATGTAATTGAAGACGGAATTTTTATTAAGGATCGTAAAGTTAAAATTGATAATCAAGAATTTAGTTGTCAAGATAAAGGTTTTGGTGAGAATGACGAAAACATTGATATAGTAATTAGACCCGAAGATATTGATATTGAACCAGTGGAAAAAGGTTTTTTCAAAGGTAAAGTTGAAAGTGTTATTTTTAAAGGGGTTTATTATGAAGTTGTTGTAGCAACTAAATTTAGAAATTGATTAATCCACACAACGGACTTAATCGAAGAGGGATCTGAAGTCGGGATTCGTTGAAATGTTGAAGATATTCATGTAATGTGAAAAGAAATTGATAACTAATGAGTGAACTTAAAAATAAAGATACAATCGAATCGAATTCAGAAAAAGAAAATATCTTTGAAGAAATTGAAGCGGTTCACGAAGAATTAAATTCAACCGACGATCCCAAATCAACCAAACCACCAGGAGTTTTTTATAAGCTAAAGAACTCTAACTTTATTGCAAAAACCAGTCAAAAAACTTGACCAATCTTACTACCGTTTATTATTGTAATGGTATTTTTAATAATCCTTCCCTTAATTGGAATTGTGGTATATGCTATAATTCAACCAACTAATAATAGCTTAGTATTTAAATTAAGCTTAGAAAATTTTGTAAAATTATTTAGCGATTCTAATATAATGATTGCGATGTTACTTTCAATTGCTTATGCTTTTGTTGCGGCTTTTTTCTGTGTTCTAATTGGCTATCCGATTGCTTACATAATGGCACAACTAAAAAGTAAAATGCTAGCCAAAAATGTTTGAGTTTTAGTGACAATGCCGATATGAATTAGTATGTTAATGAAAGTAATAGGGTTACAAACGGTGTTTTATATTTTAGCACCAACAGCATTGGGAACTCCAATTGCGATTATCATTGGGATGGTTTACATGTTTTTACCATTCTGTATTACCCCGATTTATAACTCTCTAGAAAGTATGGATAAAAGTCAACTGCTTGCAGCTAAAGATTTGGGCGCAAGTGACTCTAAAGCTTTCTTCCAATTTACTTTAAGACAATCAATTCCAGGAGTTCTAGCTGGATTCACCTTAGTAATTATTCAAGCGGCAACTTCGCTAATAGTTGTTCGTTATTTAGGAGATGGGAAAATCAACTTAATTTCCTCTATCATTGAATCTTACTTCTTTAAAGGAAGCAATTTTGGATATGGGGCAGCAATTTCAGTTGTTTTAGCAATCCTGATTGGAATTCTAATGCTTGTAATTAAACTAATCACAAATAAGTTTGAAGGAGGTTCAAGTAAAAAATGAAAAAATTCTTTAAATCAAGCTATTTCGCAATAATAATGGCTTTTATCTACATCCCTATTATTGTTATGATGATTTATTCATTTAACTCTGGGAAAACTATTTCACAATTTGAAGGATGAAGTTTGAAATGATACTCAGAATTCTTTAAGAACAGTCCTTTTATCAAATCAATCATTACCTCTTTATTTGTGGCGATTGTTTCAACAACGATTTCAGTTATCATCGGAACGCTAGCTGCAATTGGACTTAGTCGTGTTAATCGTACAACCCGCAATACATGATTTTCGATTGCCAACATTCCATTAGTAAATGCAGATGTCATCACGGCGGTTAGTTTAATGGTTGTCTTTATTATCGCGGGGTTAAAATTTGGAATTATGACCCTGATTGCAGCCCATATTTCATTTAACGTACCTTACGTATTAATAACAGTGATGCCAAGATTGAGAAAAATCGATCCTAATGTCATTGATGCAAGTTATGACCTGGGAAGTACCTCAAGACAAACAATGTTTAAAATAGTATTACCAATTTTAAGACCAGCCATTATTGCAGCAACAGCAATTGCTTTTGCAATGAGTTTTGATGATTTCATTATTTCTTACTTTACTGGCGGGGATCAAACCAACGTATCAACATTTATTTATACAGCCAAGAAGATTCAACCATACATTAATGCATTTGGAACAATTCTTGTTGGGGTAATCGTTTTATCAATTCTAATTTGAAATACAATTACCTTTACTAAGTCGCGCAAAGACGAAATAAAAAAACAGATCAAAGAAGGTTACTACAAATCAAAACAAATCGATGATTTAAATCGTCAATTAACAATCTTGTACCAAGAATTGATTTCTAATAAAACTATTAAGAAAAGTTGAAAGCCAAGTTTGCGAATGAAAGCATTCTTTTTGAGGATCCAAATTAGGATTTTGGAAAACAAAAACTACAATGCCAAAATCTCAAAACTGGAATGAAAAAAAGAATTAGTTAAAAACGAAATTAAATATGAAAAAAAATTATTCGTAGCTTATGCTAAATCGCAGTCTAAAATGAAGCTCTTGGAGCAACAATTATTAAAAAACTACAAGAGTCATCGTAAATCTCGTTTTCAAAGTGCTATTATCAAGTTATCAAAACGAATCAAAAATTATGAAGCAGAAATTGAAGCTATTAATGAAAGAAACCAAAGTGACTTGGAATGAATCAAAGAGATTGACCAAGAAATTTTAGAAATTCAATCTGAGTGAAATGCAAATAGCATTCTCTCTAAAAAAGAGAATCTGCAGTATCGTAAAAAAATTAAAAAACTGCAAATAAAACGCGATGAACTAAAAGAGGGTAGAAACCAGTTGAAACTTCGACTGATTCTTGAAAAATTAAAAAACTTACAACTTCGCTCACAAGAACAAATTCAAGATTTAGTTGAAAAACAAAAAGACCTAAGTAAATTATTGTTCTTGAAAGTTTCATTAACAAGTAGTGTTGATAAAAAAATTGCCAAAATTATGGGAAAACCAGATTTAGACATGGATGATAAAAAGATATTAGAAAATCTTGAGACTGAAAGATCAGAAGTGCTAGAAAACCGTCGTAATTTAATTAGAGAAAAAATTGTAACAATAGAAAATAAAATTGAATCAATTCAAGTTAAAACAGATCAAAAAAGAGAAAAATTATTTCCTGCTTTAAGTGATGGAGAAATTATTGCAAGTCACAATAAAGGTTTCTTCAAACGTTCTTGAAAAGGATTAATGGCGTTTTCTCTATTCACAGCTTCTTTCACTTTGCTAACTGTGGCCTATGTGAGAAATAATATCTATGACTTAGTAATAGGTAACTGAGGATCTTATATTAATCCTGAACTTATTTCAGAATTTGAAAAAAGATATAATGTTACTGTTAACTATCAACAATTTGATTCAAACGAATCTTTATATAATAAGCTATATACTTTTAACTATGATGTGATGGTTCCAAGTGACTATATGGTTCAAAAACTTGCAAGTGAAGGCAAATTATTAGAACTAGATTATAGTAAAATTAATTTATATGGTACTTTTAAAGATGACTTGGGCAAAGACCATTATTTTAAGGACTTAGAGGGAAATAAAATTAATAATTCTGCTGATAAGTACGAAGTAAATTCACATTTAATGAAATTAATGTTTGAATCAAGTACTGAATCAGTGGAACCAAATCCGAACTTAAATCAAAATATTACTGATTATGCAATTCCTTATTTTTGAGGAGACTTAGTGGTTGTTGCCAACCCAAATCCAAAGGTTTTAAAATTTTTAGAATCTCAAGGAATTCAAACTCAAAACCAACAAATCGATTCAAAAGATTTGAGCTGAGATATTTTTTGACAAGCTGCTAATGCAGGATTAAATGTAAGATTAAACGAGGATGCTAAAAATATTTTTGCCATAGCCTCAGAAAAAATGTTTGGAACTATTCAACCAAAATTACACCAACTAGATGAAACTGTTGCGGAACTAAGAAAACTTATCTTGAAACCAAATGTTTCATTACTGGGGGATAATTTAATTGAAAAAGTTGCTTTAGGTGACTTTGATCTGGCGTTAATGTACAATGGTGATGCAATTTACGCTAACCAAATTTTTAACGGGGAAGCTGAGCTAGAAGATGAAGACGATGAATTCTTATTCAATCAAAAATCTGATGCAGATAATCAGTTCTTCATTTACGGACGCCCAGGAAAAGTTCATTCAGATGGTCATACCGAAGGAACTAATGTATTTTCAGATAATATGGTAATTAATAAAGTTAATCGTAATATTGATTTATCTTACAAGTGAATTAATTTCATGTTAGAAAAAGCTCAAGATTTAACTGAATATGTGGGAATTACATCCCCGATTCAATCAGCAATGGACAATGTTGTGGGGGAAGGCGGGCTGTTTGCTAGCTACAAACAACTTTACCAACCACAAATCACTTTTGATGAAAATGCTAAGGGTACTGCCTTTAAATTTACCAAACAAGACGAAGCGCTAAATAATAAAATAATTGACGCTTTTAATTCTTTGGTAGCTGGTAAAAATTAAACCATAATCAAAAAAGCTTTATTTAAATAAAGCTTTTTTTAAATAAAATATTTTTTTATTGACTTTATACATTAATTAAATTAAAATAAAAAATGGATTAATTATCCAGAAAGAGGAAAATATGAAGAAATTATTATCAATTTTAGCCGCATTTGGATTATCAGCTTCAGCAGCAACTTCAGTTGTTGCATGTGATTCAGGTGATAGTGCGTCTGAAAAACTTGTAAAAGATTTTTACAAAAATTTAAAAGCTCCAGCAAATGAAGATGAAGCTGGACATGCCTATGATGACTTAATGGACGCAAGAAGTAAAGCTGTTAAAGAAATCAAGGAGGATGTATTTGATACTGAAGAACCCGAAGGAAATGTAACTCAAGAAGAATTAGATGCTATTGAAAATCATGAAAAAGCTCAATTAGTATTCGCTTACAATGTCACAATGGAATATTATGATATTTATGATTATATTTGAGATGGCGATAAGCAAGACGCTTTAGATCTACTACCAGAATTCAAAAAGCTTAAGGATTATAAAATGGACGTTCAAGACACAGGACTCAAATCTAATTTTGCACCTTCAAAAGCAAATAAAGAAGGTATTGACAAATTAAGTAAAGATCTTGAAGAAAAAATCAACGCTATCAAAGTTGATACTGAAGAACCTGAAGAACCAGGAACTGAAACAGAAGAAACTGTAACTAAATAATTTAAATATTTATAAAAGAAAAGTGAGTTAAATCACTTTTTTTATTTATCTTGGCTTGTATAATAATTTCACTATTTCAACTGTATTTAGTATTTTTTAAGCCTTTTCAAACAAAAAGCAATGATTTACTTCAAAAACTAAAATATTTTAGTATAATTATATTTGGTAATGGTGGTATAGCCAAGAGGCTAAGGCGTGGGACTGCAACTCCCTGATCACCGGTTCGACTCCGGTTACCACCTCCAAATAAAAACGACTGCGCTTTTGCGCATTTTTATTTACTGATTTTTTAAAAAAAATCAAATTATTTCAAAAAAATATTAATATTTTGTTATAATAAAAAAGTCGCCAGAATTGTAAAAAAATGAAAATTTTTATGTAATTTTGAGCAGACTTGTATTATAATATCATAGGTATGTTTAATGCGCCCGTAGATCAATTGGATAGATCGTTTGACTACGGATCAAAAGGTTAGGGGTTCGAGTCCCTTCGGGCGCGCCATTTTAAACCCAAGACATGTGATTTCTAATGGACGAATCATATGTTTAATACCGGGAAGTGGCTCAGTTTGGTAGAGCATTCGGTTTGGGACCGAAGGGTCGCAGGTTCAAATCCTGTCTTCCCGACCATTTATTAATTTATTTTTATGGGCCCTTAGCTCAGCTGGGAGAGCACCTGCCTTGCACGCAGGGGGTCGACGGTTCGATCCCGTTAGGGTCCACCATTTTATTTTTTTTACGGCGGAGTAGCTCAGTTGGTTAGAGCGTTCGGCTCATACCCGAAAGGTCAGGAGTTCAAGTCTCCTCCCCGCTACCATATTTAATTTTGGACCTTTAGCTCAGTTGGTTAGAGCATCCGGCTCATAACCGGACGGTCATTGGTTCAAGTCCAATAAGGTCCACCATGATTAGCTAAACAAGGCGGATTGTGAAGGACCCAAAATTCAACTTTTTGTGGAAGATTACCCAAGCCTGGCTGAAGGGGTCGGTCTTGAAAACCGAGAGTCGGGGAAACCCGAGCGGGGGTTCGAATCCCTCATCTTCCGCCATTTTTTATATTATTATCGCGGGGTGGAGCAGTTGGTAGCTCGTCGGGCTCATAACCCGAAGGTCGCAGGTTCAAGTCCTGCCCCCGCAACCATTGGCCCCATAGCGAAGTTGGTTATCGCGCCTCCCTGTCACGGAGGAGATCACGAGTTCGAGTCTCGTTGGGGTCGCCATCACATGGTTTTGTAGCTCAGTCGGTAGAGCAATTGATTGAAGCTCAATGTGTCGGCGGTTCAATTCCGTCCAAAACCACCATTTAAGTAACTTAGAGATGCGCTGCATCTTTTTTTTGTCCAAAAGTAGTTTATAATCATAGTAAGATAATAAAGTGAGGCAATTATGTTTTTAAAAAAGTCATTAAATTCAAATTTTATATTTAATCGAGGCGAGTGACTGGTCTATTTTGATGAAAATAATATTTTAAAAAAATCCAAATTGTCAATTCGAAGAGCAGGTAGAAAAATTAAAAATTATGAAAATTTTACCCAGTTTAAGAGATGGATACTTTGAAGATGAATAAACAAAAATTTTGTTTTTGATGAGAAATTCATCAATGGTTTTTTTAAACTCGTAAAGAAGATGGATATAACTCTGACATCAGAGGAAAATAGGTTCATTTTTAATGTTCAAGAAATTTATTTCAACAGTTGGCGTCCTCTAAAAGAACTGCCAGTTCGTTTTCAAGTGGAACCAAAAGAAATAATCAACTTTAAGGAAAGTTCAGTAAATGTTCACGAACTAATCCAAGACGAATCAAAATCGGGTGAAAAAATTAAGGCCAAATTTGATAATAATTACGACCTTTACTTTTCTTTTAAAAATATTTATTTCTGTGATAATAATCAGAAGTTTATCAAGAAAATTAATCTTAAAAAAGTAGAGAAAATTGAGTTAAAACATTTTGGAGTTATTATCCGTTTTAACGATCATAACTATTTATTCAGGGGCCCCAATAAATTGCTAATTTATTCAATTTTGCAAAGAATAATGCCGACTTATTTGGCCCCACTAAATACTTATCCAGATTTATATGGTTACTTTGATTTTTGATCAAAAATACAACAAAAAGTTCTTTAATAATTTTGTTCGTACTCTCTTTAAGAAGGTGTTTGGAAGTGTTATAATTTTTTGGTAGTAGAAAAAAGGAGAAACTCAATATGAGAAAACAAATTATTATCGGTAACTGAAAAATGTATAAAACAAATTCAGAAGCTTTAGACTTTATCAAGGCGGTTGACTCAAAAATCGTCAATAATCCTAACTTAATTGCAGGAGTGGGAGTTCCATTCACAGCTTTAAGTGAAGCTAGAAAAGCAGCTAAAAACTTAGTAATTGCTGCTGAAAATGTTCACTTTGAAAAAGAAGGAGCATTTACAGGGGAAATATCAATTCCAATGTTAAAAGATATCAACGTTAAATACGTTATTATTGGTCACTCAGAAAGACGTGAAATGTTTAATGAAACTGATGAAAGCGTTAACAAAAAAGCTAAGGCATTACTTGAAAATGATATGATACCAGTGCTTTGCTGTGGAGAATCTTTAGAAGTATTTGAAGCAAAGAAAACTAAGGCATGAGTGGAAAACCAAATTACAAAAGGATTTGCAAACATTAGTGCAGCGGATGCTAAAAAAGTTGTTATTGCTTATGAACCAATTTGAGCAATCGGAACTGGTAAAGTAGCAACTCCCGAAATTGCACAAGAAGTATGTAAAGTTGTTAGAGATAAAATCGCTAGTCTATATAGCAAAGAAGTTGCAGACGAAATTCTAATTCAATACGGGGGAAGTGTTAAACCTGAAAATATCAAAGAAATCTTGGGGCAAGCTGACATCGATGGAGCTCTTGTTGGAGGAGCTTCATTAATTCCTGACTCATATTTAGGGCTAGTAAATTTTAAATAATGAGCGAAATTAAATTATTAGCTTTGGATATGGACGGAACTAGTTATGAACCGATGGGAGAAATTGTGTCAAAAAATAAAGACGCAATTATTCAAGTAATTGAAAAAAATATCCCTGTTGTTTTTATTACCGGTCGACCAATTCATAGTCCTAAAAATAAATTACTAGAAAATGGATTTCTATCTAGTAACACAATCATGGCTGGATTTAATGGGGCTTGCATCTTTGATTTAAAAAATCAAAAGGTCATTGATGCAAAT
This Spiroplasma endosymbiont of Panorpa germanica DNA region includes the following protein-coding sequences:
- a CDS encoding ROK family protein; the encoded protein is MDYIFDIGGMSSKFEIYDGDKKVKSGNFIYEKFVNNFEIIEIIDNIITKNQDKFPITVIGISSPGIVDPVSGQISGLAAIENYHLVNWKTELQKWTNQVFIENDANCAALAELSSGNAKNFSNVLFLVIGTGIGGSLIIDKKLYSGSFLQAGEIGCGLEFIEDNNYYNSSTQCSTNALINFYQKLTYEKKTGEEIMKNYQTDKAARTAVDKMVFNIAKLIMNSAFLIDPQLVLIGGGISQSSLLIELVTIKIDEILKLTNLKRNYEIKSCYYYNEANLIGARALTKEK
- a CDS encoding glycoside hydrolase family 1 protein, with protein sequence MKLKFPKDFLWGTATSGPQSEGTKDKPHLNVMDKWFELKPEDFHNQVGPTIACDTYQRYEEDIQIMKSLNLNSFRTSIQWSRFIDDLETGTINEKALKYYRDYFSKLKKAGIKLMVNLYHFDMPWELQEIGGFGNKKVTDLFALYAKRCFESFGDLVDMWSTMNEPIVPVEAQYLYHWWYPYISDYKLAAQVGYNTILAHAKAVLEFKKLFANDAKKEITVVLNLTPSYSKDLEAKNIKAAKISDAFFNKSMLDAAVKGEFNKDFVEILKTDQVLPEYTKEELKIIAENKIDFLAVNYYQPRRIQALSKPYQGENMPDKYFEVYDWKEKRINPHRGWEIHPETIYNIAMDIKNNYGNIKWFISENGMGVEGEEKFLDANGVIQDDYRIDFIKEHLYWLNKAINEGSNCFGYQMWTFIDCWSWANSFKNRYGFVALDLTTQKRTIKKSGQWIKECISKNEFEIDESLVVKN
- the potA gene encoding spermidine/putrescine ABC transporter ATP-binding protein, with translation MEKNSILQIRNITKDYDGKVVLKGISLNIHEGEFITLLGPSGCGKTTTLNIIGGFEKPNSGEILFENKNLLALPINKRQMNTIFQGYALFPHLDVFDNVAYGLRNKKTKPDIIEKEVMQHLKQVGLLGSENKRVDELSGGQKQRVAIARALVMKPKILLLDEPMSALDVHLKKIMQAELKRLQLEVGITFILVTHDQEEALTLSDRVVVMNQGTVQQVGTPEDIYNEPENKWVAKFIGTSNVIEDGIFIKDRKVKIDNQEFSCQDKGFGENDENIDIVIRPEDIDIEPVEKGFFKGKVESVIFKGVYYEVVVATKFRNWLIHTTDLIEEGSEVGIRWNVEDIHVMWKEIDN
- the potB gene encoding spermidine/putrescine ABC transporter permease — encoded protein: MSELKNKDTIESNSEKENIFEEIEAVHEELNSTDDPKSTKPPGVFYKLKNSNFIAKTSQKTWPILLPFIIVMVFLIILPLIGIVVYAIIQPTNNSLVFKLSLENFVKLFSDSNIMIAMLLSIAYAFVAAFFCVLIGYPIAYIMAQLKSKMLAKNVWVLVTMPIWISMLMKVIGLQTVFYILAPTALGTPIAIIIGMVYMFLPFCITPIYNSLESMDKSQLLAAKDLGASDSKAFFQFTLRQSIPGVLAGFTLVIIQAATSLIVVRYLGDGKINLISSIIESYFFKGSNFGYGAAISVVLAILIGILMLVIKLITNKFEGGSSKKWKNSLNQAISQ
- the potCD gene encoding spermidine/putrescine ABC transporter permease/substrate-binding protein, encoding MKKFFKSSYFAIIMAFIYIPIIVMMIYSFNSGKTISQFEGWSLKWYSEFFKNSPFIKSIITSLFVAIVSTTISVIIGTLAAIGLSRVNRTTRNTWFSIANIPLVNADVITAVSLMVVFIIAGLKFGIMTLIAAHISFNVPYVLITVMPRLRKIDPNVIDASYDLGSTSRQTMFKIVLPILRPAIIAATAIAFAMSFDDFIISYFTGGDQTNVSTFIYTAKKIQPYINAFGTILVGVIVLSILIWNTITFTKSRKDEIKKQIKEGYYKSKQIDDLNRQLTILYQELISNKTIKKSWKPSLRMKAFFLRIQIRILENKNYNAKISKLEWKKELVKNEIKYEKKLFVAYAKSQSKMKLLEQQLLKNYKSHRKSRFQSAIIKLSKRIKNYEAEIEAINERNQSDLEWIKEIDQEILEIQSEWNANSILSKKENLQYRKKIKKLQIKRDELKEGRNQLKLRLILEKLKNLQLRSQEQIQDLVEKQKDLSKLLFLKVSLTSSVDKKIAKIMGKPDLDMDDKKILENLETERSEVLENRRNLIREKIVTIENKIESIQVKTDQKREKLFPALSDGEIIASHNKGFFKRSWKGLMAFSLFTASFTLLTVAYVRNNIYDLVIGNWGSYINPELISEFEKRYNVTVNYQQFDSNESLYNKLYTFNYDVMVPSDYMVQKLASEGKLLELDYSKINLYGTFKDDLGKDHYFKDLEGNKINNSADKYEVNSHLMKLMFESSTESVEPNPNLNQNITDYAIPYFWGDLVVVANPNPKVLKFLESQGIQTQNQQIDSKDLSWDIFWQAANAGLNVRLNEDAKNIFAIASEKMFGTIQPKLHQLDETVAELRKLILKPNVSLLGDNLIEKVALGDFDLALMYNGDAIYANQIFNGEAELEDEDDEFLFNQKSDADNQFFIYGRPGKVHSDGHTEGTNVFSDNMVINKVNRNIDLSYKWINFMLEKAQDLTEYVGITSPIQSAMDNVVGEGGLFASYKQLYQPQITFDENAKGTAFKFTKQDEALNNKIIDAFNSLVAGKN